The Crocosphaera sp. UHCC 0190 DNA segment TGTGGTAGTAATTCACAAACTCAGGATATATACTGGCAATTATACAAAGAGAGAGTCATAGACAAATTACAAGTTATTCAGTCTGATCATCAAGATAACAAAGAGGGAAAGCACAGCGGATACATTAAGGATTATACTGCCTGGATGATTACCAGTAAACCCTATGTATTGCTTTTCCGTATTGATACCTTACCCTATAGAAATGGTTATGAGAATTGGCTTGAAGAATCGATCAATTATTTAGAGCGAGATGATGTCTTTGCAATTGGTGGTTCATTTAATAGAGCCGCTAAACATCACGATGCTTGGCCTGGATGGTATTTCAGTCATAAATGCAGTCATAATTTTTCTCTCATGAAACGAAGCACACTCATGTCAGCTATTTATGGATATGCTAGTGATTATATTATTTCGGGTTTCCGAAGTCAAAATCCTTCTCAAGCTATAGATCCTCGTGGTGTGTTTGAATTAGCTCTTGAATGGTATATGGAAAAGCATCAGATGTTTACTTTATGTAAAATTGAAGATGAAAATTGGACAGTTTTTCATACTAATGTTCATGAAGAACGTTTAAAAAAAACTCGTGAAAAATATCTTCAGCGAATTGATATTGAGCGTTTTATGAATGCAGGATTAGATCAAGAAGAACCAATTTATGGGCAAGGAAAATACTATGGTAATTTTTATGGAAAACCTCCCGTTAGTTTGGTCAAACAAATACGAATAAATTTTGGAAGATCCTTCTTAGGTTCCTATTGGCGAAATTTGAAAAAACAGTACAATGAACCAACATAACTAATTCAGGATAGTAGCCTTGATAAGTCATGAAAATTACATTCATTCTTAAGAACAGTGCCAATATCCGAGGAGGAGTTCGTGTTATAGCAATTTATGCCAAATACTTACAAAAACGCGGACATCAAGTTTTTATTGCTTCCCTTCCTCAAGCTCACCCAACTCTGGGTCAGCAACTTCGTTCACTAATTAAAGGAAAAATTTTAACTCCTCCTAAGAACAACTCTTCATCTTACTTTAATGATCTAGGGGTTATTGTTCATACTATAGAGAGTCAACGTCCTATTGTTGATTCTGATCTTCCTGATGGTGATGTGGTAATAGCAACTTGGTGGGAAACTGCCGAGTGGGTAGAGAAACTTTCCCAAAAAAAAGGGACTAAAATTTACTTTATTCAACATCACGAACTTCATGATTATTTACCTATAAACAGAGTCAAAGCCACTTATTTACTTCCATTACATAAAATTGTTATCGCTCAATGGCTTAAGGATTTAATGTTTAGTGATTATGGAGATGAGCAAGTTTCCCTGGTAGCGAATAGTGTGGATATGAAGCAATTTAATGCTCCTCCACGTAGTAAACAGTCAATCCCTACCGTGGGACTAATGTATTCTTCATTAGATTGGAAAGGATGTGATATTAGTCTAAAAGCATTCACTTTAGCTCAAAAAACAATACCTCAACTACACCTTATCGCCTTTGGTCAAAAAGATATTTCCCCTAATTTACCTTTGCCCTATGGCACCAAGTACATTCAACAACCTTCCCAAGAAACCATCAAGGATATCTATGCTAGTTGTGATGCTTGGTTATTCTCTAGTCGCTTAGAAGGATTTGGTTTACCGATTCTTGAAGCCATGGCTTGTCGAACTCCCGTGATTGGAACCCCTGCTGGTGCTGCCCTTGAACTAATTGCTAAGGGTGGTGGTATATTAGTTAAACCAGAAGATCCTGAAGACATGGCAAGAGCTATAATAGATATTATTAATTTGTCAAATCAACAATGGCAAGTCGTATCTGATGCAGCCTATACAACAGCAACCAGTTATACATGGGAAGATGCAACCACTCTTTTTGAGGCTGCTCTTTATACTGCTATAGAACGCACCAAAAATGGGGAGTTAGGTGAAACAAAGATCAGATAAAATAGAATGAATACAAGTCTTATAAATAAGACCTAAAAATACCATAAACAAGTGTCTAAAATTTTAGTGACTGGTGCGGCTGGGTTTATTGGCTTTCACCTAAGCCAAAAACTCCTAAATAGAGGCGAAACTATTGTTGCCATTGACAACATTAATAGTTACTACGATGTATCCCTCAAAAAAGCTCGCCTTGAGCAGATAGAAACAAACAAAGAGTTCCGTTTTTACCAATTAGACATTGCTGATAGAACAAGTATTTCAGAGTTATTTTTTCAGAACGATTTTGACTATGTTATTCACTTAGCGGCTCAAGCAGGTGTTCGTCATTCCTTAAAAAATCCTCATGCTTATGTTGATAGTAACCTAGTCGGATTTGTTAATATCCTAGAAGGCTGTCGTCACAGCAATATTAAACACTTAGTCTATGCTTCTTCTAGTTCTGTATATGGAGCTAATAAGAAAATTCCTTTTTCAACAGAGGATAATGTCGATCATCCCATTAGTTTATACGCTGCCACGAAAAAAGCCAATGAATTGATGGCTTATAGTTATAGTCATTTATATGGTTTACCTACCACTGGACTCAGGTTTTTCACTGTTTATGGCCCTTGGGGTCGTCCAGATATGGCCTATTTTATGTTTACCAAAGCCATCCTAGCAGGTGAACCGATAAACGTATTTAACAATGGTAAAATGAGACGAGATTTTACCTATATTGATGATATTGTTGAAGGGATAATAAGAGTGATGAACCATATTCCTAAATCATTAGACTCCGGTGAAGGAGTTGCCTATAAAGTTTATAATATTGGTAATAATCAGCCAGTAGAACTGTTGAAATTTATTGAAATGTTGGAGAATTCTTTAGGAAAAAAAGCCATGAAAAACTTTTTACCAATGCAACCAGGGGATGTTCCCATGACTTATGCTGATATTGACGATTTAAGGGGAGATGTCGGGTTTCAGCCTAAGACACCACTAGAAGTAGGGCTAGAAAGGTTTGTCTCTTGGTATCAAAGGTACTATCAATCTTAAAAAATTGCAAAATCTACCTCAAAGAAGTGAGGCTAATTTATGATTCTTCCACCTCAACTGGTTATGTTAGCCTGGTTGCCGATACTCCTGTCTATCTTTACAAAATTTTCATCCAGGAGGGCAGTCATCATCAGTTTCTTAGTAGCCTGGCTGTTTTTACCCCAAAGAGCAAGTTTTGCTTTACCAGGACTTCCAGATTACACAAGGATATCAGCTACCTGTTACGGAATTTTGCTGGCAACGTTTCTTTTCGATGGTCAACGCTTTCGCTCATTTAAGTTTGGTTGGCTTGATGTCCCCATGGTGATTGCGTGTATTTGTCCATTTTTTTCCTCAATGAGTAATGATTTAGGAGCTTACGATGGACTCTCAGCTACATTAAACCAGATAGTTAGTTATGGGTTTCCCTATTTTTTGGGTCGAATTTATTTTAATGATCTCTCTGGTTTGCGTCAGTTAGCTATAGGAATTTTTATTAGTGGATTAATCTACGTTCCCTTATGTTTATATGAAATTAAAATGAGTCCCCAACTTCATCGTATCGTATATGGTTATCACTCATACGGTTTTGTTCAAGCAATTCGATATGGGGGATTTAGACCAACAGTTTTCATGCTACATGGACTTGAAGTAGGAATGTGGATGATGTCAGCAACATTAATTGGAATGTGGTTGTGGCAAGGGAACGTTCTTGAGAAAGTTTGGAACATTCCTATCAATTGGTTAGTGTTAACATTAATAATTACACTTATCTTAATTAAATCTACTGGGGGATACGCTTATTTTGCTTATGGAATTATAATTCTTTTCACAGCTAAATGGTTTCGTAATTCTACTGCTTTATTAATGCTGATTATAGGAATCTCACTATACTTATGTTTGGCATCTAGTGGCAACATGACTGTTCAAAAAGCTCAACCATTACTGTCTACAATCTCTAATATAGCTGGCCCAGATCGAGCCGGTTCTTTAGAATTTAGATTAGCGAATGAAGAGTTACTGGTAAAAAAAGCTCTTGAAAGACCAGTTTTTGGTTGGGGAGGATGGGGACGCAATCGCGTATATGATTATAACTGGGAAGGTCAATTAGTAAGTGTGTCGGTTACTGATAGTTTATGGATCATTACTTATGGTACTAAGGGCTATGTTGGTTTAATTAGTTTATACGCTTCTTCGTTGCTCCCCGCATTAAGTTTTTTTTGGACAGGCTATCCTGCTCGCTTATGGTTTCATCCCAAAATAGCACCGGCTGCTGTTCTGTCAGTTATAATTGTCTTGTATATGTTAGACTGCACTCTGAACGCGATGTTTAACCCAATTTTTACTCTTGTATCTGGGGGTATAGCTGGATTGGTAATGCAAAAACAAAAAACATCCATCAGGACTTATAGCCAACTCGGCAAAATTAAAATATAATTTCCCTAATCAGAGTTTCTCCGATATCAAAGCAATAAGGTTCTACCACAAATTTCTATGACTGTAATTAGACAAGCTATTTTTCTTGTCGGTGCCGAGCGTTCTGGAACAACTGTTCTTAGGCTAATGCTCTCTCACCATTCCCAAATCTCTTGGTGTCAAGAATTTGAATATGTAGTAGATCAAGTTGAAGATGATGGGAAGTTTCCTGAACTTGATCGGTACTATGAATGGCTAGAAACTAACCGGGTTTTTCAAGGGAGAAATTTTGCCATTGATCGAAGTTTAGATTATTTTCAATTGGTTAATAGCTTTTTAAAACAGCAATTAGAGCGAGATCATAAAAAACTTGTTGGTGCAACTGTTCACCGTCATTTTGATAGACTAATTAAAATTTGGCCAGATGCCCGTTTTATTCATTTAATTCGAGATGGTAGGGATGTCGCTCGTTCTTGTATAGGTATGGGATGGTCTGGTAATGTTTGGACAGGAGTAGAACGTTGGCTAGATGCTGAATGTTTATGGAATCAACTCAAAACACAAATTACCCCTGATAGATATATTGAAGTTACCTATGAAGATCTTATTACAAACCCAGCGCAAATATTGACACATATTTGTCATTTTATGGGCTTAGAATATGATCAAGCCATGTTGAATTATGCCCAGGATACAACCTACGATTTACCGGATGCTAAATTTATACAACAGTGGCGCAAGAAAATGTCCGAGCATGAAATTCAATTAGTTGAGTCAAAAATTGCACCTTTACTTCAAGATAGAGGGTATGAATTGAGTGGTTTACCTCATCTAGAAGTGACACCATCAATGGAACAAAAAATTCGATTTCAAGATTGGTGGTTTCGCTTAAACTTTCGGGTTCAGCGTATTGGGTTAGGATTATTCTTAGCAGATT contains these protein-coding regions:
- a CDS encoding NAD-dependent epimerase; its protein translation is MSKILVTGAAGFIGFHLSQKLLNRGETIVAIDNINSYYDVSLKKARLEQIETNKEFRFYQLDIADRTSISELFFQNDFDYVIHLAAQAGVRHSLKNPHAYVDSNLVGFVNILEGCRHSNIKHLVYASSSSVYGANKKIPFSTEDNVDHPISLYAATKKANELMAYSYSHLYGLPTTGLRFFTVYGPWGRPDMAYFMFTKAILAGEPINVFNNGKMRRDFTYIDDIVEGIIRVMNHIPKSLDSGEGVAYKVYNIGNNQPVELLKFIEMLENSLGKKAMKNFLPMQPGDVPMTYADIDDLRGDVGFQPKTPLEVGLERFVSWYQRYYQS
- a CDS encoding O-antigen ligase domain-containing protein codes for the protein MILPPQLVMLAWLPILLSIFTKFSSRRAVIISFLVAWLFLPQRASFALPGLPDYTRISATCYGILLATFLFDGQRFRSFKFGWLDVPMVIACICPFFSSMSNDLGAYDGLSATLNQIVSYGFPYFLGRIYFNDLSGLRQLAIGIFISGLIYVPLCLYEIKMSPQLHRIVYGYHSYGFVQAIRYGGFRPTVFMLHGLEVGMWMMSATLIGMWLWQGNVLEKVWNIPINWLVLTLIITLILIKSTGGYAYFAYGIIILFTAKWFRNSTALLMLIIGISLYLCLASSGNMTVQKAQPLLSTISNIAGPDRAGSLEFRLANEELLVKKALERPVFGWGGWGRNRVYDYNWEGQLVSVSVTDSLWIITYGTKGYVGLISLYASSLLPALSFFWTGYPARLWFHPKIAPAAVLSVIIVLYMLDCTLNAMFNPIFTLVSGGIAGLVMQKQKTSIRTYSQLGKIKI
- a CDS encoding glycosyltransferase family 4 protein, with the protein product MKITFILKNSANIRGGVRVIAIYAKYLQKRGHQVFIASLPQAHPTLGQQLRSLIKGKILTPPKNNSSSYFNDLGVIVHTIESQRPIVDSDLPDGDVVIATWWETAEWVEKLSQKKGTKIYFIQHHELHDYLPINRVKATYLLPLHKIVIAQWLKDLMFSDYGDEQVSLVANSVDMKQFNAPPRSKQSIPTVGLMYSSLDWKGCDISLKAFTLAQKTIPQLHLIAFGQKDISPNLPLPYGTKYIQQPSQETIKDIYASCDAWLFSSRLEGFGLPILEAMACRTPVIGTPAGAALELIAKGGGILVKPEDPEDMARAIIDIINLSNQQWQVVSDAAYTTATSYTWEDATTLFEAALYTAIERTKNGELGETKIR
- a CDS encoding sulfotransferase — translated: MTVIRQAIFLVGAERSGTTVLRLMLSHHSQISWCQEFEYVVDQVEDDGKFPELDRYYEWLETNRVFQGRNFAIDRSLDYFQLVNSFLKQQLERDHKKLVGATVHRHFDRLIKIWPDARFIHLIRDGRDVARSCIGMGWSGNVWTGVERWLDAECLWNQLKTQITPDRYIEVTYEDLITNPAQILTHICHFMGLEYDQAMLNYAQDTTYDLPDAKFIQQWRKKMSEHEIQLVESKIAPLLQDRGYELSGLPHLEVTPSMEQKIRFQDWWFRLNFRVQRIGLGLFLADYLSRKLRIKPLEKSTKLKINEISVRYLK